The following are encoded in a window of Aerococcus sanguinicola genomic DNA:
- a CDS encoding UDP-N-acetylmuramoyl-tripeptide--D-alanyl-D-alanine ligase: protein MKKLALNEIAKAVQGQVQAEDPDAVWLDHVVFDARQAQPGSLFVPLSGQRDGHDFAQQALDNGAVAAFWSKDPAQAPAGLALIQVSDTLAALHDLAAYYLSLIQPKVVAITGSSGKTTTKDMTAACLSVAYRVHKTQGNYNNEIGVPITILEMPEETEVLVLEMGMSNFGEIRELSLLAQPDLAVITMIGEDHLEFLKTKANIAKAKLEILDGLKEGGSFIYPGEEDLITSQLGNIREDIETLSVGLTENQDVYALDIIVDQYQTQFSSNLSPTVQLTIPVSGRYNVVNALDACAVSYRLGLSIEQIQDALANFQMTANRTAWIEGINESQVLDDTYNASPSAMKAVISNFVQVPRAGDAQQGRKLYVLADMLELGPDAGQLHASVAEVLALEDQDQVLLYGLEMEALYERLLAAGQARPDQVHYFKEDKAALIAWLENHTRHYDQILVKGSHGMGLLEVVEALRRPDIESQAKED from the coding sequence ATTGCTAAAGCTGTCCAAGGACAGGTCCAAGCAGAAGACCCCGACGCGGTCTGGCTTGACCATGTTGTTTTTGATGCTAGACAGGCCCAGCCCGGAAGCCTCTTTGTTCCCTTAAGCGGGCAACGCGATGGCCATGACTTTGCCCAGCAAGCCCTAGACAATGGGGCGGTGGCTGCCTTTTGGTCCAAGGATCCGGCCCAGGCTCCTGCTGGCCTGGCTTTGATCCAAGTGTCGGACACCCTGGCAGCCCTCCACGATTTGGCAGCTTACTACTTGTCTTTAATCCAACCCAAAGTCGTGGCGATTACAGGGTCTTCCGGTAAGACGACCACCAAGGACATGACAGCAGCTTGCCTATCGGTGGCTTACCGGGTCCATAAGACCCAAGGCAATTATAATAATGAAATTGGCGTTCCGATTACTATTCTCGAGATGCCAGAAGAAACGGAAGTCCTTGTTTTAGAGATGGGGATGTCTAATTTTGGTGAAATCCGAGAATTGAGTCTCCTGGCCCAGCCCGACCTGGCTGTGATTACCATGATTGGGGAGGACCACCTGGAATTTCTGAAGACCAAGGCCAATATCGCCAAGGCCAAGCTTGAAATTTTGGACGGTTTAAAAGAAGGAGGCAGCTTCATCTATCCTGGTGAGGAAGACTTGATTACTTCCCAATTAGGCAATATCCGAGAAGATATCGAGACTCTATCAGTCGGTTTAACGGAAAACCAGGATGTTTATGCCCTGGATATTATTGTAGACCAGTACCAGACCCAGTTCAGCAGTAACCTTTCTCCAACGGTTCAGTTGACAATTCCGGTTTCGGGCCGTTATAATGTTGTGAATGCCTTAGATGCCTGTGCGGTCTCTTACCGCCTGGGCCTGTCGATTGAACAAATCCAGGATGCCCTGGCTAATTTCCAAATGACGGCCAATCGGACAGCCTGGATCGAAGGCATTAATGAGAGTCAAGTGCTGGATGATACTTACAATGCTAGCCCTTCAGCGATGAAGGCTGTAATTAGTAACTTCGTTCAAGTTCCGCGGGCAGGTGATGCCCAACAGGGACGCAAGCTCTATGTGCTGGCTGACATGTTAGAATTAGGCCCAGATGCAGGCCAGCTCCATGCCAGCGTAGCAGAGGTCTTGGCCCTTGAAGACCAGGACCAGGTCTTACTCTATGGCTTGGAGATGGAAGCCCTCTATGAGCGCCTCCTAGCTGCCGGTCAAGCCCGGCCAGACCAGGTGCATTATTTTAAAGAAGATAAAGCGGCCCTCATTGCTTGGTTGGAAAACCATACCCGCCACTATGACCAGATTCTGGTGAAGGGGAGCCATGGGATGGGACTTCTGGAAGTAGTTGAAGCCCTCCGCCGCCCAGATATAGAAAGCCAAGCTAAAGAAGATTAG